The Christiangramia forsetii KT0803 DNA segment ACCTTGATTATTATAATTCAAGTTTAATAGCAAAACCATTTAAAAACTGGAAATAATGAATAGAATTTTATATTTTCTTGTCATTGGTCTTTTAGTTGGGTGCATGGATGTACCAAATAATGAAGCTTCAGAAAATAAGGAGATAGAAGTTAAAAAAGATTCCGTAGTAACTCCAGATATCGCTTCAATAGAAAAGCAATTAAAAAAAGACGGTTATCAGACTTTTAGTTATAAAGCGGGGGACACCACCTATTTAATGCAACAATACTATATGGTATTTTTGAAATCCGGTCCTAAACGTAATCAGGATTCTACAAAAGCAGCTGAACTTCAGAAGCAGCACTTAGCGCATCTAGCCAGGCTTGATGAAGAAGGTTATACCAGCTTAACCGGACCAATGGGAGATGACGGGGATTTACGCGGGATCGTAGTTTTCAATACCGCCACTCAAAAGGAAGCCGATAGTCTGGCAAATTTAGACCCAATGGTGGAAGCAGGAAGACTGGTCGTGGAAGTTCGCCCATGGTGGGTGGCCAAAGGGGGCAAACTTAAATGATATTATGAAACCATCTAATAAATTACCTGAACTTAACTATGTAGGCAATGAAGAAAAAAAGCTTACACTGCATTTATTCTTTCAGATTTTAGGAAAGATTAGAATGTGCTTTGCTTCTAGAAAAAATCATTGGTGGTATATCACCTTATATGTTTATGAAAAGGGCTTCACAACGGGACCAATATCTATAAATAACGGTTTTGACACTTTTTCGCTTAATTTGAACATACTTCAAAGCAGACTTGAGATCACTAAGAGCAGCGGGGAAACCAAGGAATTTGATTTATACAAAGGACTAAGCGTTGCTACGTTTTATAATAATGTTATTAATTTTCTAGAAGATCTTGAAATTCAGGTTGAAATAAAAGAGAAACCATATGATTTAAATATTGATAAAGAGTTTTCAGAAATAACCGATATTCATAATTATGACAAGGAGTATAGTACTTCCTTTTGGAAAACCTTTCAATGGGTAGATTCAGCTTTTAAAGAATTTAGTGGACGATTTTATGGAAAAACCTGTCCTATTCATTTGTACTGGCATTCGATGGATTTGGCGGTAACTCGTTTTTCCGGAAAAAAAGCACCCGAAATGGCTAAAGAAGCAAGAATTTCTGATAGGGATGCTTATACCCATGAATGTATAAGCTTTGGATTCTGGGCCGGAGATAAAAATGTTCAGGAACCAGCCTTTTATTCTTATACGTATCCGGGACCGGAGAATATGAATTTACAAGAACTTAATCCCAAAACAGCCAACTGGGTGCTGAATAATGGCTCTTATATGGCAATCTTAACG contains these protein-coding regions:
- a CDS encoding YciI family protein, producing MNRILYFLVIGLLVGCMDVPNNEASENKEIEVKKDSVVTPDIASIEKQLKKDGYQTFSYKAGDTTYLMQQYYMVFLKSGPKRNQDSTKAAELQKQHLAHLARLDEEGYTSLTGPMGDDGDLRGIVVFNTATQKEADSLANLDPMVEAGRLVVEVRPWWVAKGGKLK
- a CDS encoding DUF5996 family protein, which translates into the protein MKPSNKLPELNYVGNEEKKLTLHLFFQILGKIRMCFASRKNHWWYITLYVYEKGFTTGPISINNGFDTFSLNLNILQSRLEITKSSGETKEFDLYKGLSVATFYNNVINFLEDLEIQVEIKEKPYDLNIDKEFSEITDIHNYDKEYSTSFWKTFQWVDSAFKEFSGRFYGKTCPIHLYWHSMDLAVTRFSGKKAPEMAKEARISDRDAYTHECISFGFWAGDKNVQEPAFYSYTYPGPENMNLQELNPKTANWVLNNGSYMAILTYADLKKENNPRNVLLDFMESAYQAGAKLAGWDVKTFEVPTLKDL